The following nucleotide sequence is from Paroedura picta isolate Pp20150507F chromosome 1, Ppicta_v3.0, whole genome shotgun sequence.
CTAGTTGAACTACAATTGTGGATTTAAATAATTGCTAAGCATCACAATAAAATTTACCCCCCCCCTTTACCCTCCTTTGTGGCCTATTTTGCTTCCTCCCCACCTTTTTGAGAAATTTCATCTTCTGCAATCAACTGGTCATGTTGGGGTATTGGGACAACTATCCAAGCACATAAATTTTGGATAATACTGTGATAAATGTTCCTGGTCAGTGCAGTTAACACTTGGGATCAGGTCTTCAACATTACTCACAGCCAGGTCGCCTTCTGTCCATGCATGACCAGGTGCTCCAAGGCACAATCATTTATGGAGTCTAGAAATGTTGCCTGCTTTTCATTATTTAGCCATTATGAGGGTAGTTGAATTCACCCGTTATTGCATAGCTTTCTTCTCTGGTTGCTTTTCCTGTTCCTTTGACTTCCCTCTTCCTTTGTCTGTCTTGGGTCTTCCTCAGGCAATAAGGTGGTCAGGCCTGGTATTTCTGCCCTAGCAACACTGCAGTAGAGTCTGTCCCTGTTAAGTTTTCTAGTTTATTAGGGTCCATGCCCTTTCTGACATAGAGAGCCCCTCTATCATGTATTTTCCCATTTAGGTCATGTTTCAGACCTTTATTGACTGTTAACATTGTAGGTTGGTCAAGATGGCACAGACATCAAGCAAGAGATGAACACGATCCTGTCTCCCTGACCCTTAATGAACTATGAGATGGCTGGTTTCTAGAACATCTTTACCTATCTGGACAGTTAGCTCAGGGTCTCAGCTATGTATGAGCAGAGTGAGATACTGTCTTCGGCTCCTGATCCAAAGATCCAAAGGCTACTAAGAATCTGCCATGTCACCAACTATGACTGTGCCTGCATTTGGGGACATAAGAGTATTTGGCTCTCCAAACAGGTTTCATGAGCAAAAGTTTTGAATGTTCAGTGAGTCACCTGGCAAGAAGTATATTCCTCATTTTGTATAAACTAATTTCCATCCCTGGTGTTGTTCTTTGTTGGAAAAGGTTCAGAATGCTAAGCAAGTAAACAGTGCACTCAAGCAGAAAATTGAAGGGGGGATAGAAGAATTCAAACCTCCAGAGGTAAGCCATTATAAAATGCAGATGAATGTTCAGTGCTGCATTTGTTGTGCTTATGGTCAAGTAGCTTGTCCTTACATAATTTTAACACTTTCTCTAAGACTATTTTCACATGTGATACTTGGATCAATTTTTGTTTAAGTCAAACATTCTTTCACACATGGCTCAGGTAATGTGAAAAGCTCAAACACTTTTTGGTGTCATACATGCTAACGTAACAATGGAGGGATGCTTCAGGATTTTGAAAGAATTTGCTCCAGATTATTATGCTTCTTATTGAAGGCCTAACATTTCCATGGCTTCCAGTGCACATGAGTAAGAGTCTGTCTTACTTGACCCAACACTGGAATGCATAAAGCTTGAATTTCAGATGCATATAAAGTTGTATTCCTGTATTTGAAAGGGACAGCATGTAATAGACTTTGAGAATTCCAGTAGATCCTTTGTCAGCAGGAGTGAGTGTAAATGTGAAGACAAGTATTTTGTaacttattattttaatttttctgatgTGCTATAACTGTTTTGACTTgtgtaatttctttctttttaatagtCCAATCAAAAAATTAATGCCCGTTGGACTACAGAAGAGCAACTTCTTGCAGTTCAAGGTATGTTAGTATTATTACTTCTGTATTGCCTTAACCAAATTCTTTTGTGACTGTCCTGGAAAAGGCCTCTTTAATTAATCTGTAGtttctcttcttttaaaagaatatgGGCAGTGAGTGGTATGAAAGCTTCAAAATATGATGAAAGAGATGTTGTCCTGTTATTAgcagaaatgattttaaaatgaagTTGGCAATTATACAAGAAAAACAGTCCCATTAAACTTAGAAGTcaatatagatttaattttttacAGAACATCTTGTCATTTTTCTCTCACTTTTGACACTTGCAGTAGacttgtgtgtgtttatttagaagtaagtcccactttATTCATTTGGGCTTTTCCCAAGTAAGTACATAGTATTGCAAACTGTATCATGTAAACTATTTTAGTGAGGTTAATTCCCTCAATACTAAAAGGATATTTGCATCTCCAAGGAAACAGGCACAAGGAAAATAAGATTATTAATTTTGAAAGGGAACCAGTTTAAATATGAAATTGTTTAGTATCATATCTATTTTACTATGTGTGTAATCTGCCCACAGATAATTTTTTCAACTGTTTCATACAAGCATACCATCAAGCCTGTCCACAGCTTTCCCCCTGAACAGCTAAAACTTATAATAATTCTGGCAAATTATTCAGAATAAATCTAAAATAGCCTTGCTTTTAGATGAGTGAGGATGTagtgattaaaaaataaaattgtgctTTGTAGAAATAAAAGGCATAGCATATATGTCATGCAAGTGAACTAGAGCAGCCTTCTTTAGATCCTTTGTTTTCTTACATTAATAGTTTGGTGCTGCTACAGAACATAGTACATCTCCAATCCCAAAAAGATCAAAAGCATTATTTTGTTCTGGCTagtgcaaggcagcttcatatatatgTAATACCCTCTGAGAAATGACTAGTGAGCCACAATTCAGAATTTGGTGTTTGGATTTCTACTAGGCAAAACAGGCAGGATCTTACAGAACACTTCAAAGGTAAGTTTAGATATTCCAGTTCTCTTGAAAATGAGTTAGCCATCTAGATGTATCACTTTAAAAGTATCTAATTTGAGCTGCACTATTGTATGGGGAAGTGGCATATACATACCTTAATAAATGTTAggatttacttctaagtaaacagAGAAATAGACTGTTGGATATTTAAATATAGCTATAATTAATTTCCTACTTCAGCTGTTTCCAGGCACAAGTGAGACATAGATCTTTGGAAATGTTCATACGTTCTGTTCTGAATTCTAGTATTTCTGGTGTGTATGTTTCTTATAAATGAACACAATATCCACTTCAATGTAAGCCAGAATTGAAAATTTGGATAGCAGCACCAATATTTTGTTTGTGCTTCAAATAAAACTGCTGAGATTTGAAAATAGCAATCAAACTTCCATGGAACCCTAATTTCCCCTTTCACAGAAGATAGAGAGGATTACACCCACTTCACCTTAACTCCAAACATCCACAACCTGTGCCCCTGTTTATTGGCAAGGGTCTGGCAATCCCAGGAGCACTCTTTCAAGGGATTAAAATGAAGTGCAGGGATGAGGAGCAAAATGTGGGGGAAATACCAGTTTATTATTGTCAGCTGATTGGCTAACAAGCCAAAGAAAACAGATTTTCAGAAGCAGTGTTTGGAAGTAATTAGTAACTAATTAGCTGGCTTCTGCAACAGTAGTGCCCTGTCACACTTCATTGTTTTACTTTTCATTGAGCACAAATGTTTAAAAGTTATTATTACCCATATTATCATACCAAGAATTCATATTCACATTTTCTTGAATGGTTTCCCACCCAGCTGATCTGTCAAATTCTTGGCTGTTCTGTAAATAGCTAGTTGGGAAGTTACTTACAGATCCAACATTGGTAGATGTTGCCAGTCACAAAAACAGATCTCTTTTTAAATCAATGGATGTAATTGATTAATTCAGTTCATAGTGTTTCAGGCTTGGTAAAAGGAAAGTCATTAGAATAACCAAAAAGacatactagaagaagaagaagagttggttcttatatgccgcttttctctacctgaaggaggctcaaagcggcttacagtcgccttctcattcctctccccacaacagacaccctgtggggtgggtgagggtgagagagcactgatatcactgctcggtcagaacagttttaacagtgccgtggtgagccccaaggtcacccagctggttgcatgtgggggagtgcagaatcgaacccagcatgccagattagaagtccgcactcctaaccactacaccaaactggctctctagtagaAGTAAAAGATGTAAATATTTTAGGTAATCCATTAAATAATTCATTCCTGTACTACCTGATAGAAGTATTCATTTCACATTCTTTGCTCAATGGACCGTTCAACTAGAAAAACAGTGGCATTTATCTTACCGGGCTGAATTAGTGGTGGAATACATGCTAGTATTGATAAAAATATAGATTAGGATTCAAAATGCTATTTCAGGAACAAGTGTTAAATACATCTAGTtttacttttattcttttaacaaCTCATGCTCCATATCCTGGCATGCCATATTTCATCATTCCTTCTCTTTCCAAGGTTGGGTGCTTTTTTCCATGGAAGATCACTGTTCAGTgtaataaaactctgttgggcACATCAAGCTAGTTACATGTTTCTCTTATTCTGGGCTGTAGTTTATAAACTTCTAGTAACCATGGGTTTGAAAGAAACCAGTAACAGTCAGTAACCATGCAGTGGTCTTTTGCATTAGATAACATAATCCCTGTTTGGGATTAGTCAGTGGCATCTGAAGGGGACTTTTCTGCTTATATACATCAAATAGGCTTTGCTTATTACCTTGAACCTTCATAGGTGTATTTACTTTGCCTTTTTTAGGTGTCCGCAAGTATGGTAAAGATTTTCAAGCTATTGCTGATGTAATTGGCAACAAGACTGTTGGTCAAGTGAAGAACTTCTTTGTAAACTACAGGCGCCGGTTTAACTTAGAGGAGGTTTTGCAGGAGTGGGAAGCAGAACAAGGAACCCTGGCTTCTAATGGTGATGCTTCTGCTTTAGGGGAGGACACAAAAAATACTAATGTGCCATCAGGGAAGAGCACTGATGAAGAAGATGAGGTGTGTTTTTGTGTACCAGATCTTAAATAAGCATGAGTATAGGAGTAGCATTAAACTTCATGTTGTAAAATGTAATATTTAGCTTGAAGTGGAATGCTGAACCACCATTCTGATACTTTCAACAATCTACAGGTCAGGCCCCATTCAATTTGGTGGGGCTTTTGTTAGCAGAAAGTTGCCTGTCTCtcttcccaacctttttgtgaTTGTGCCAATAATGGAAAGATGTATAGCTGACTAAACCTGCATTTTTGaaccattttgttttgcttttttcccttAATATTTTGCCTCTGTTACTATTAAATTGCTTAGAAATTGTTGCTTTCAAAACAAGGTTCCATAGCTACCAGAATGGATAAACTAATTGTGCTACCCATATTCTGGAGACAGTGGCAACCTAAACTGCATGTACAACAGAATGGCTGCTTTTACATCTCTATATCACTTTATTTATAGGCCCAGATCCCACAGACCCCTCAATGTGTAGGGTCTTCTCCACCTGCCCAGGCATCTACTCCAACACCAGCAACCCCTGTAACAACTCTGAATCAGCCTCCTCCTTTACTTCGTCCAACCCTTCCGGCTGCTCCAGCTCTCCATCGTCAGCCTCCACCACTTCAGCAGCAGGCTCGGTTTATTCAGCCAAGGCCAACCTTGAACCAGCCCCCTCCACCACTCATCCGCCCAGCTAATTCAATGCCTCCTCGTCTAAACCCAAGACCAGCATTATCTTCCACTGGTGGCCCACAGCCACCATCGCTTATTGGAATCCAGACAGAATCACAGTCCCCTCTGCACTAAAGAAATAGGGCAGAACTATGGTAACTTACAAATAAAATTGTATCAGTGTCTATTTTTCTCAGAtagggaaagaagggggaagtGAGCCTTCCACAGTATTGAAGCAGTCTTACACAAAAGAGCAAGCAGCAGAAATAATGTGAATTGCCCTCCATATAAGAGAAACTTCAGTGCAGTGAATTGTTACAGTGAGACAAAGTCTACGAAGTCAGTCTTCTGATAACttctttaaaagagaaaaagttCAAAGCACTAGGACTTCAACTGGTTTTTACTctatttattttttgaaaatcTTTATATTCAAACACATTAGTACATGGAAACAAGGCATCTGACAAGTGTAGGAGTTTCAATTGCTGTTGTGAAGCTGGCGGTAAACCTGATATTATTTGGGGAATTCCTTTTTACATTTTCCTATGTTAGGAGCGCAAGCATTAGTAAGAAGCCTACCATTCAGATTCTGACAGATATACAACCACCATACATTTTTAGACTTGTATTTTCTAGATTTCTCTAAAAATACTTCTCTGCAGAAAAAGTTTACAGTATGCTTGTTGGAAAATTTGTCTTGAAGATTTGCAAAGCTAAGGTACAAAATAAGTTAAACTTAACTGTGTGGTCTTCTGATACTGGAAGTATTGACTTGCTAGTACAAATTCTGTGGTAGGCAATGAACAAGCCAGCATCTTTGCTTTacattaaaaatagaaaataaacACCATTAACAGCTGCTGTTACCATGTGGCTTCTAaagttgtctttttaaaattatctttgtAGTACTGCTTTTACCTGAAATTTTATCATATTGTGTAAGTTTTGGCAATAAGTTAACAAGGACTGCCCTCTTGAAATTCATAGGTACCGAGGTAATGTGAAAGAATTAAACACTTAAAATGTCTTTACCTACCACTGCTTCCTTCTCAGACTACCCCAGTCTATTTTTTGTAGATCTTGCCAATGcaaatttttttcattttaacttaatATTAAAGCAGATACCAAATCATGCTTTACTAACTAATCAGGAGAGAGTAGGCAGCTCTGTGTTGACGTCTCATATTTTTAGGCATATTGAGCGACTGAAATCTAACTTTCCCCACTTATTGAAGCAATTATATTTAATGTTATGAATTTAAGGTTTAGGGTGATATCTACGCAGCAGAGTTGTACCAGCCTCTTGACAATATTACATATTACAACTCAAGTGTCAAAACTTTTAGATTAGCACCTTAATGTTGATTGAGGTGTTGCAAGGATTTATTCATTAGCTTTTGTTTATTAAAGACTTATTTAAATagttttttctccttttgtttGTAGTATATTAAGCCTACACGTCCATAGTTTTCTTTTCATACTGTATCTGTACTTCCAGCTACACTGCTGGGTTTTAAATACTGGCTTTTTCAATTTACAGAATTCATGGTACTTCATGATATTGGAACTTTAACCCTCAATCTGAGGTTCTTCCAATTATCAAGCCCCTGTATATGCATTTGGGCATAGATATCAAAACTACTAGCAATGCATTTTCAGTATTTAAATATTTAGATCAGGTCTCCCAGTGACTTTCTTGTACTTTTTGCTAACTTTATGTCTTGTCTGTTGTTGCTAAAACTTCAGTATACTGGAGGTCAGGTGGTGCCATGCAGATGATTATATCAGAGCTGTAACTGGGCACTTGTGCATTTTGAATGAGATTGGAATGCAGTGTAATACTGCTTTACATACACTATACCACATGGTAATGACATGTCTAGCATTTGTAGTACTGAACATGTACATAGCAAAATGTTGTCCCTTTTTAAATTGTGTGCTTTCCAGATTATGTGCATACAGCTTGCACGTCCTGTTTTGGGTAGGGGGGTTGTGTTAAGCAG
It contains:
- the RCOR3 gene encoding REST corepressor 3 isoform X2; its protein translation is MLVWSPYHSIADAKLDEYIAIAKEKHGYNVEQALGMLFWHKHNIEKSLADLPNFTPFPDEWTVEDKVLFEQAFSFHGKSFHRIQQMLPDKTIASLVKYYYSWKKTRSRTSLMDRQARKLANRNNQGDSDDDVEETHPMDGNDSDYDPKKETKKEGNNEQPVQSSKIGLGRREYQSLQHRHHSQRSKCRPPKGMYLTQEDVVAVSCSPNAANTLLRQLDMELISLKRQVQNAKQVNSALKQKIEGGIEEFKPPESNQKINARWTTEEQLLAVQGVRKYGKDFQAIADVIGNKTVGQVKNFFVNYRRRFNLEEVLQEWEAEQGTLASNGDASALGEDTKNTNVPSGKSTDEEDEAQIPQTPQCVGSSPPAQASTPTPATPVTTLNQPPPLLRPTLPAAPALHRQPPPLQQQARFIQPRPTLNQPPPPLIRPANSMPPRLNPRPALSSTGGPQPPSLIGIQTESQSPLH